A region of Drosophila mauritiana strain mau12 chromosome 3L, ASM438214v1, whole genome shotgun sequence DNA encodes the following proteins:
- the LOC117142011 gene encoding uncharacterized protein LOC117142011 gives MDSRSVIEWPRLVTVIMKILFATMLGYLLLGLALSHASFATATNGAIPAVIPAVPAAVPRLVPVATSHQFVTRNWNRVFVPPATVATYPNTYVKYNGGYPAYPAYNYPYSATYPYTYPYYYPTYNVGYGYKGVW, from the exons ATGGACAGTCGGTCGGTGATCGAGTGGCCCAGGTTAGTTACCGTCATCATGAAGATC CTATTTGCTACCATGTTGGGCTACTTGCTCCTTGGTTTGGCGCTGTCCCATGCCAGCTTTGCAACTGCCACAAATGGAGCGATTCCAGCAGTGATTCCGGCAGTGCCCGCTGCTGTTCCTCGCCTGGTTCCCGTGGCCACCAGCCATCAGTTTGTCACTCGAAACTGGAATCGAGTTTTCGTGCCCCCCGCCACGGTGGCCACTTATCCCAACACCTACGTTAAGTACAACGGTGGCTATCCGGCGTATCCCGCCTACAATTACCCATACTCCGCCACCTATCCGTACACCTATCCCTACTACTATCCCACTTATAACGTTGGATATGGTTACAAGGGTGTCTGGTGA
- the LOC117140385 gene encoding probable ATP-dependent RNA helicase Dbp73D, with protein sequence MELFTVNRYTEDVKEQKDRAQGTNNEDEILQKLLKKAAKRKRKHEAIEAVETPITEKETSEVKEAESKEEQVEELEKPVEVVQEQDVPSNEFQVLGDDDSAAKKKKVNMQLPNWLAHPTIIEGGSLQPEEEVPASEAIDQLDYLEKYTCQALKQMKIKRLFPVQKQVIPWILEAHAKPPPFRPRDICVSAPTGSGKTLAFAIPIVQLLSQRVDCKVRALVVLPVAELALQVYRVISALCSKTDLEVCLLSKQHKLEDEQEKLVEQYKGKYYSKADIVVTTPGRLVDHLHATKGFCLKSLKFLIIDEADRIMDAVFQNWLYHLDSHVKETTDQLLAGTQAPLCYAELQASFGKQPHKLLFSATLSQDPEKLQDLRLFQPRLFATVLTMPALKDATEEGSDTEAHTDPGQFVGKYTTPAELTEQYCVTELRLKPLTVFALVEKYKWKRFLCFTNSSDQASRLTFVLKVLFQKYSTKVSELSGNLSAKVREERLRDFAAGKINGLICSDALARGIDVADVDVVLSYEIPRHITTYIHRVGRTARAGRKGTAVTLLTEYDTTLFKKILSDANKGLGEEIHVSPDIEIQHAVEYKEALAGLRTEKEKKKNQKMAEKNRVATKALIHKKQEETATVRPLTLMEKLQIKANEIVQSSKKSSETKNSKTKADKTKYQPKETKRQIIAKQRKAIEK encoded by the exons ATGGAATTATTTACTGTTAACAG ATATACCGAGGATGTGAAGGAACAAAAAGATCGGGCCCAAGGCACCAACAACGAGGATGAAATACTGCAAAAATTGCTTAAGAAGGCTGCAAAACGCAAGAGGAAACACGAAGCCATAGAAGCTGTAGAAACACCTATCACGGAAAAAGAAACCTCAGAGGTTAAGGAGGCGGAATCCAAGGAGGAGCAGGTGGAAGAACTAGAAAAGCCCGTAGAAGTTGTCCAAGAGCAAGATGTTCCGTCTAATGAGTTTCAAGTTCTTGGAGACGATGATTCCGCGGCCAAGAAGAAGAAAGTGAATATGCAGCTGCCCAATTGGCTGGCACATCCAACCATCATCGAAGGCGGAAGCCTGCAGCCGGAGGAGGAAGTGCCAGCCTCCGAGGCAATTGATCAACTCGATTACCTGGAGAAGTACACATGTCAAGCTCTCAAGCAGATGAAGATTAAGCGGCTTTTTCCAGTTCAAAAGCAGGTCATCCCATGGATCCTGGAGGCACACGCTAAGCCACCTCCCTTTCGTCCCCGAGATATTTGTGTATCTGCTCCTACGGGCAGTGGAAAAACCCTGGCCTTTGCCATACCGATTGTCCAGTTGCTATCGCAGCGTGTGGATTGTAAAGTCAGGGCTTTAGTCGTCCTCCCTGTGGCAGAGCTGGCCCTACAGGTTTACCGTGTGATCAGTGCGTTGTGCAGCAAAACGGATCTGGAAGTTTGCCTTCTATCCAAGCAGCACAAACTAGAGGATGAGCAGGAGAAGCTGGTGGAGCAATACAAAGGAAAATACTACTCCAAGGCAGACATTGTGGTGACCACACCAG GCCGCTTGGTTGACCATTTGCACGCCACGAAAGGGTTCTGCCTGAAGAGCCTAAAATTTCTGATCATTGACGAGGCCGATCGAATAATGGATGCAGTTTTCCAAAACTGGCTTTATCATCTGGACAGTCATGTAAAGGAGACCACCGACCAGCTGCTGGCCGGCACTCAAGCACCTCTATGCTATGCAGAACTTCAAGCCAGCTTTGGCAAGCAACCACATAAGCTCCTGTTCTCGGCGACATTGTCTCAAGATCCCGAGAAGCTGCAGGATCTACGACTCTTTCAGCCTCGTCTGTTCGCCACTGTGCTTACCATGCCCGCGTTGAAGGACGCAACGGAAGAAGGTTCAGATACCGAAGCGCATACGGATCCAGGACAATTTGTGGGCAAATACACAACGCCGGCGGAGTTAACCGAGCAGTACTGTGTGACGGAGCTGCGACTGAAACCCCTCACTGTTTTTGCCTTGGTGGAAAAGTACAAATGGAAGCGATTCTTGTGCTTCACCAACAGTTCGGATCAGGCATCTCGACTAACATTCGTGCTTAAAGTGCTATTTCAAAAGTATAGCACCAAAGTGTCTGAATTGTCGGGAAATCTCTCGGCTAAGGTTCGAGAGGAAAGACTAAGGGACTTTGCTGCTGGGAAAATCAATGGACTGATCTGCTCAGATGCACTGGCGCGTGGTATCGATGTGGCAGACGTAGATGTTGTGCTCTCATATGAGATACCACGCCATATTACGACATACATTCATCGAGTGGGCCGAACGGCTCGAGCGGGAAGAAAGGGCACCGCCGTCACCTTGCTCACGGAATATGATACGACTTTATTCAAGAAAATACTTAGCGATGCGAACAAGGGATTGGGTGAGGAAATCCACGTTTCTCCAGATATTGAGATTCAGCATGCGGTGGAATACAAAGAGGCCTTAGCCGGCCTTCGCACCGAAAAGGAGAAGAAAAAGAACCAGAAGATGGCCGAGAAGAATCGTGTGGCCACCAAGGCCTTGATCCACAAGAAACAGGAGGAAACGGCCACAGTTCGTCCACTGACGTTGATGGAAAAGCTGCAAATCAAAGCGAACGAAATCGTGCAATCATCAAAGAAATCCTCCGAAACGAAAAATTCCAAGACCAAGGCTGACAAAACAAAATACCAGCCAAAGGAAACCAAGAGGCAAATCATTGCCAAACAACGAAAGGCCATCGAGAAGTAA
- the LOC117140634 gene encoding peptidoglycan-recognition protein SB2 — MKLQLALVLCGLTLALGQIVPRSSWCPVPISPRIPRLMVPVRLIIIHHTVTAPCFNPHQCQLVLRQIRADHMRRKFRDIGYNFLIGGDGRIYEGLGFGIRGEHAPRYNSQSIGIAFIGNFQTGLPPSQMLLAVRTLIQIAVQRRQVLPNYSLVGHCQTKATACPGRHLLNELKKWPRWQPKP; from the exons ATGAAGCTACAGTTGGCCCTCGTACTATGTGGATTGACTCTGGCCTTGGGCCAGATTGTTCCCCGCAGCTCCTGGTGTCCTGTGCCCATCTCGCCGCGAATTCCCAGGCTCATGGTGCCGGTGCGACTGATTATCATCCATCATACAGTCACGGCTCCTTGCTTCAATCCGCATCAGTGCCAGTTGGTACTTAGGCAAATTCGAGCCGATCATATGCGCAGGAAGTTCAGGGATATTGGTTATAACTTCCTCATCGGCGGAGATGGTAGGATCTACGAGGGCTTGGGTTTCGGCATCCGTGGTGAGCATGCTCCCCGCTATAACAGCCAGTCCATTGGCATCGCTTTCATTGGCAACTTCCAGA CTGGACTACCTCCTTCGCAGATGCTCCTGGCTGTCCGAACCCTCATCCAAATCGCCGTGCAGCGTCGCCAGGTTTTGCCCAACTATTCCCTGGTGGGTCATTGCCAAACAAAGGCCACAGCTTGTCCGGGAAGACATCTTCTGAACGAGCTCAAAAAGTGGCCACGTTGGCAGCCAAAGCCTTAG
- the LOC117142012 gene encoding uncharacterized protein LOC117142012, which produces MQMLILVSLGLLASVAAKPAVDPALFPSASPFGLYPGSGAPFASAYAAGPFAGAPLYNPLGASPLAVSSSQRLDYFNQFNAAFAPTAPARILASAPFPATGARIIQPTRFLAPAVPAPLFF; this is translated from the exons ATGCAAATG TTGATTCTCGTATCGCTGGGACTGCTGGCCAGTGTGGCAGCCAAGCCAGCTGTGGATCCAGCATTGTTTCCTTCGGCATCTCCTTTCGGACTCTATCCAGGATCAGGTGCACCTTTTGCTAGCGCCTATGCTGCTGGTCCCTTTGCTGGCGCTCCTTTGTATAATCCTTTGGGTGCATCTCCTTTGGCCGTATCCAGCAGCCAGCGCTTGGACTACTTTAACCAGTTTAACGCCGCCTTTGCTCCGACTGCTCCTGCCCGCATCTTGGCTAGTGCTCCATTCCCTGCAACTGGCGCCCGAATCATTCAGCCAACTCGTTTCCTTGCTCCTGCAGTGCCAGCACCACTTTTCTTTTAG
- the LOC117139959 gene encoding peptidoglycan-recognition protein SB1 translates to MNTSTAINFVAALVLCCLGLSANALQIEPRSSWGAVAARSPSRIQGAVDYVIIHHSDNPNGCSTSEQCKRMIKNIQSDHKGRRNFSDIGYNFIVAGDGKVYEGRGFGLQGSHAPNYNRKSIGIVFIGNFERSAPSAQMLQNAKDLIELAKQRGYLKDNYTLFGHRQTKATSCPGDALYNEIKTWPHWRQN, encoded by the exons ATGAACACATCAACGGCAATTAATTTTGTGGCCGCTTTAGTGCTTTGCTGCTTAG GTCTATCCGCCAATGCCCTGCAGATTGAGCCACGCAGCAGTTGGGGTGCAGTGGCTGCTCGATCGCCTTCAAGGATTCAGGGCGCCGTGGACTATGTGATCATTCATCATTCGGACAATCCCAATGGCTGCTCCACATCCGAGCAGTGCAAGCGCATGATCAAGAACATCCAGTCGGATCACAAGGGTCGCCGCAATTTCAGCGATATTGGATATAACTTTATCGTGGCCGGCGATGGCAAGGTGTACGAGGGTCGTGGGTTTGGGCTCCAGGGATCTCACGCACCCAACTATAACCGCAAGAGCATTGGCATCGTCTTCATTGGCAACTTCGAACGCAGCGCCCCCTCCGCCCAGATGCTCCAGAACGCCAAGGATCTGATCGAGCTGGCCAAGCAGCGTGGATACCTCAAGGATAACTACACGCTGTTCGGTCATCGGCAGACCAAGGCCACCTCCTGCCCAGGTGATGCTCTGTACAACGAGATCAAGACGTGGCCGCATTGGAGGCAAAACTAG